The following are encoded together in the Leuconostoc mesenteroides subsp. mesenteroides ATCC 8293 genome:
- a CDS encoding deoxynucleoside kinase: MVNLSLQGSMAVGKTTALRLIEKHDSTIHISHEKNKQVVDEIRNRKLDKNRYNDYIEIQRLFILNEVKRYQLASQYNCSIMDFGAEEIEFYTLNYPKAIGIDWEVAKPLETELQLLKRCFPKRILYLNAANETLVERKKRDISRNREFFDFYVQKLLPLKREWFFNQDVVDVIEVDSKSEREVSDSVYEWIGIQMNK; this comes from the coding sequence ATGGTTAATTTGTCATTACAAGGTTCTATGGCTGTGGGGAAAACTACTGCCTTAAGGCTTATTGAAAAACATGATTCTACAATTCATATTAGTCATGAAAAAAATAAACAGGTTGTTGATGAAATCAGGAATAGAAAATTAGACAAAAATAGATACAACGACTATATAGAAATACAAAGATTATTTATTTTAAACGAGGTTAAAAGATATCAATTGGCTTCTCAATATAATTGTTCCATAATGGATTTTGGAGCAGAAGAGATTGAATTCTACACGTTAAATTATCCAAAAGCAATCGGAATTGATTGGGAAGTAGCTAAACCTTTAGAAACAGAGCTACAACTTTTAAAAAGATGTTTCCCGAAAAGAATTCTTTACTTAAATGCTGCAAACGAAACATTAGTAGAACGAAAAAAAAGAGATATCTCAAGAAACAGAGAATTTTTTGATTTCTATGTTCAAAAATTATTACCCTTAAAGCGAGAATGGTTTTTTAATCAGGATGTTGTTGATGTTATAGAAGTCGATAGTAAATCAGAGAGAGAAGTAAGTGATTCCGTTTATGAATGGATTGGTATCCAAATGAATAAATAG